The sequence below is a genomic window from Synechococcus sp. PCC 7335.
AATAGCCGGAATCACTTTCTTGCTAAGCTGGCATTGGGGTTGCTAGTCAGCGAGCTAGCACTATTCGGCCTTTGCTGGTTGCTATTTTCAAGAGCGGCTATCTGGGCGCCCTGGGTACCTGCTGCGATCGCCCCTGTCGCTGTGGCTACAACCACACTCGCACTTGGCCACCCATCTTTGAGCCTCAATCGATCTTTTTATTCTGATCGTCTACCTAAGTCTATAGAGATCTCGTCATGAAAGCCCCTCAGATGATTTTTTCGCTACTGAGCATATTTGCTCTGCTACCAATGGGTATCACTGGGCCGTACTCAGCTAGAGACTCAACTGGGGCTCGGCGTCATTTTACAGCGGGCGCTTTCGCACAGCTACCTCCCGTGCCAATCGAATTCACGATGCCTACTCCCCCCAGTCGAGGACGCCCTGGCGGTAGGCGTGAAGGGGGAGCGAATAGAGGTAGTTGCCATATTGCAGGTCAATTGCCGCTTACCGCGCTGGTTCCTTCTTTTGATACAGGTAGCCTAGTTGACATGGAGACAGAGACAGAACTTTCACGGGCAAGTGCAACAGATAAAGAGGCCACGGAAATAAGGGCAGCGAACGATATCTTTAGTCTGACCACGCAGGCGCGTCCATCGTTCTGGTTCTATGTTCCCTATTCGTTAGAAACAACGGTACTAGAGTTTGTTTTGCTAGATGAAGACAACAATACACTTTATCGAAACCTTCTATCTAAGGAGACTTCTAACGAGAACTCCACTAATGTTTTCGAGAGTAACAATCATGGCATCATTCAAATTACTCTACCTGACTCTGCTCCAGCACTTCAGCCAGATACGACCTACCATTGGTTCTTTTTAGCTTATTGTCAACATACTCCTAATTTCGTAGAAGGCCGGATAGCGCGGCAATCTCCCTTATCTACTGATAGTGCTGAGGCCCTAATGGTTGCTTCTCCTAGAGAACAAGCGATGTTCTATGCACAGAATGGCCTTTGGCAAGAAACGTTGACATTACTAGGTGAACGATACAGAGAAAATGCAACAGATCTTGAGATCTTGAGAGATTGGCAAAGTTTACTGAAATCCGTAAATCTAGAGCACCTGTCCGAACAGCCACTGCTAGATTGTTGTGAGATGGAATAGTACTTTGAAGCGGCCGTATGGCACTGTGAAGCAGGCGCATGAAGCGGCAGTGAAAATTTCTCTTGACTATTCGCTTTTACCCCACTGGCCGCTCACTTTTTATACTGGCCGCGGGGTTTGATCTTTTTCGCTGCCTTCTATATCCATCTTCCATTTTGATAGCCAGTGTCGGGCTTCCCTACACAGAGAGATATCTTGCCGGTAAAATGTGTTCTTCGTCACTAATATGAGAAGATCTTTGGATAGTTCAATTCGAAGATGAATGGCATCGTCAAAACGCCGAAGAAAGCAAAGGCATGGAAGTTCCCTTAGAGGCGAACTCAACGATTTGGTACGTGGGCTCTGCGGTGGCTTTCTATTTGGTATTCCTCTGCTCTATACGATGGAGGTTTGGTGGATTGGCTCATCGGTATCGCCTCCTCAGCTAGCAGGTGTGCTGCTAACAACGCTGTTGGGCACTTATCTATTGAGCCGGACGGGTGGCTTTCGTAAATCGCAGGTAACAACTGAAAGAGAAGCAATTGAGGATGCGATAGAAGCACTCGCCCTTGGCATTGTTTGTGCGCTGTCAATGCTAGTTATCTTCCGCCAAATCACCTTCGATACTCGCTTAAGTGAAACCATTGGTCAGATTGTTTTTGAGAGTGTTCCTTTTTCTTTTGGCGTTGCGCTTGCTAATCAATTCTTACGGAATGCCGACAGCTCAAAAGAGTCAGACTCATCCCCTGCTGCTCAATCAGAATCTCCCCAATCAGAACTTAGTGAAATGGATCGTCTTTTTCCTGAAGATAACCTAAACGAAACCATTTCAGACATTGGTGCAACCTTACTCGGCGCGCTGATCGTAGCCTTTAGCATTGCCCCAACCGATGAAGTAACTGTGCTGGTGGCTGCTATCGATGGACCTTGGCTGATGCTTATGGTTTTTGTCTCACTTTTACTGTCTTACGGCATTGTTTTTCAGGCCAATTTCACCCGACAAGAACAACGTCGTCTCCAGTCTGGCCTTTTTCAAAAGCCAGTGAGCGAGACCGTCTTTTCTTATTTGCTTTCGCTGAGCGCAGCAGCGCTAATGCTAGGCTTTTTTGGGAAAATTGATATCAGTGCCTCAGTCGATCTCGCTTTCAAACAAATATTGATTTTGGGTCTGCCTGCCACTATCGGCGGTGCCGCCGGGAGACTAGTCGTATGAGCCAGTTAGACTCAGACAAATCAGGCTCGCGCCAGCCAGACTCTCAATCTTTGACTGAACAGGTTAGCTTCTTTTTAGCTCTAGCTATTCTGCTCATCATTGTTAGCTGTGTGGGCTATCTGTGGGTGAGTGATCGCACCCAGTCTCCCTCTATTTTAGAAATATCTACTCGCAGCACCGAACAGCGCCAAGCTAGCTACTACGTTCCTTTCACTGTTACCAACCTCGGTGGCACAACTGCTGCTACAGTCCAAATCATTGCTGAACTTCGCATCGATAACGAGATTGTTGAATGGGGTGAGCAGACTATAGACTTTCTCTCTCGAGACGAAGAAGCCGAAGGTGCCTTTGTCTTCGTTCGCAACCCCAGTGACGGTGAGTTAACTGTTAGAGTCGCAAGCTACTCAGCTCCATAGACCTTCTACTGCAACAGTTCAATTTAGTAGAAAGTGAGTTGTTGGCTATGTGTTTTAAGCTATGTGTCTTGATACGTTCCCTAACTCAAATGGGCACTAATTATTCTTACTAATTATTCTTGAAGTGCTCGAACTCATATCTGTAGAACAGTCGCTGTAGTCGCTGAAGCCCATAGCCCAGCGCCATCAGTAATCCAGCTAGAACCAGAGCAATCCAAAATTCTGTAGGCGGCATCGGCCATCTGCTTGCTACTGTTGGATCTAGAGCGGCCTGGAGTGCAGTTGTCCTTGCATCTACCATCAGCGCTATTCCAAATAAGAAGATAGCTGCCCCATAGGCTATCCGACGCACCCAGCCTATTCGAGAGCGCGCTGTTTGACACACCTGGCAGTTCTTCGTGTGGGTATGCCATACATCAAAGACTCGCTCCTTGTTGACATCAACAGGGGGCAACGTAGATGATGCTGGCCAAGGCACTCCGCCGCCCGCTCGTTTTGCTAGCCACTGCCGAAAGGCAATCACCATCTTGTCCTGCGGATTAGGCGTATAAACCTCTCGAATCCAAGATTTTCGTTGGGATTCTCGCTGGGCGACTATCTGTTCTTGATAGTGCAAGAACACCATATCCTGATGTAAAAATAGCGAGGCTAGGATATGGCTGAGCCAGGTTGGCATTGGCAGCCCAAAGAACGCTAATCCTTTCGGCGTTTTACCCGTGCTATCTTTCACTAGAATTTGCTGACCGATATGTCGGCACTGGCCGGGCAAAGTTGGAGTCGCGTACAAAACTAAAATCAGCTGGGCACTACCTTCGAACTCAGTTGAGATCCGCATCAGACAAGGCGGCTGGAAATCGTGAGTAACCGTAGAGATGGTGTCCGGCGTCGGCGTGACGCTATAGGCAAAGCCACCTTGGGTTGTGACTTCTCGAAGCTGCGGCATGTCATAAAACTTGGGGCCAGTATAGCGATCGCCTACCAAGCCATGATGAGATACGGGCACATGGGCTGGGTCAGACACATTCTCCATGAAGAAATCCCAACCATAAGCTAAGTCGCGAAAGTTCCAACTGGCTCTAACTACTCTATTCGAATCGCTATCTAGTTCAGGCACCGTGCGAGGAGCCCGCTGCTGGCTAGCTTGTTGCGCCGCCGCGCTGGAGTCTCCCCACACCCAGATCAGTCCTTGGCGTTCTTGGGTAGGATAGGCGGCTACCGCTGAGCGGGGATCGTTACAATATTTGGCTTCGGTTTTTAGGTCTTTAGATTGAGGAATGCGATCGCACTTTCCTGACCCATCAAAGCGCCAAGCATGATACGCGCATAATAGTCTGCCATCGGCTTCTATCCGCCCTTCTGACAAAGGCGCCAGGCGATGAGGACAGGCATTTTCAAAGCAGCGCCAGGTGCCCGTTCCATCACGCCAGAGCACAACGTCCTTGCCCAAAAGCTGCATAGCATGAGGCCGCTGCGGGTCTAGATAGTCAGCGACTGCAAGTGGATACCACTGCTGTGTCCACTGAAAAGACTCTTCGGGGGATGAGTCTCTCACCAAAGCTGACTCATCGTATGAAGGACTTTCTACCTTCGCCTGGGTAGGCCGAACATCTAGTTTATCCACAGCATTTGCCATAGCATTAGGGAGTTAGTTACGCACATGCTGCTCATTATATCGATCACTGCTTGTTGGGTATTGCGTGTCGCGTACCCGTGCTGGGTACGACATGTTGAGCGCCATAGAGATGTAGCCGTAGGCATAGGGAAAGTGAAGAGGAAGGTGGTGTCGTAATTCAAAGCGGCCAATCCAAAGCGATAAGTAAGCTGTTCTATCTCTGCTTGAGCCCAGTGGTGATTCGCGCTTAGTTGCAATCCGCTTTATCTAATGTCGATGGCCGAAGCCCCGGCGACCAAACCCCCGACGACGGAAGCCCCGCCGTCCAAAGCCTCGGCGACCAAACCCCCGACGCCTGAAACTTCGACGTCTAAACCTGCGATGTCCTTTGCTTTGACTTACCTCTTCGACCTTGGTCTTTTGATTTCCTGTTTGGTATTTAGGATCTGTTGCTTCGTAGGGGGTTTCAGAAGCTGTTTTTTGAGCTGCTAGCGGTTGAGTTGCTATAGATTGAGTGTCTTTGAGGGCCAGAGCGGCTGGTGCGGTTGCGCTTAGTATTGAGCCGAACGTAGCTGTTAGAGAAATTGTTGTCGTGAGTAAAATTTGTTTCATTAGGTGAACCTTTGACGCGATGGTCAGATCGCTTGTTACTTCTTAATCATGTCAAGGGTCCTAAGGGAGCGAATGATAATAGGCTGAGCGGGTATTAAAGAATAGTTAAACACTTTCATGGCACACGACTAGATTGACGTCTTAATTACAATCCGTGTTGCCTGAAATGCGCTACTTTGGGGATTCGGTGACAATCATTTTCTACGACGATATCTATGCAGCCACCTAGCCGCCAGTTTAGTCATAAACCTAGTCACAAACACATCGTTTTAACTTCTCATACTGGGAACTTAAAAGCGCAGCCACTGTCGATTAATTGGGGCCATCCTAATCCCAATGAGCGGGGGCCGATCATTGCCACGCTAGGAAATCGCAGCCATCGCAACGCTATCGGCACCCATTCAGGTGGCTATGCGATATATCGAGCGCTAGCGATCGCTAGTGGCACCTTAGACCATGATCATCGCGCTGATCTTACTAACACATCACCTACTGTCTCTATCGGTCCTCACCCTAGCTGGGGCATGCCGAACAAGATTGTTTCCCTCGACCCGTTTGGAACGCTTGATAACAATCTGTTTGCAGAACTCAGGGAAAAAGGCTATGACATCCGCCCCTCCATTGCAATCACGAAAGCTCACATCAACATTCCTGAGTTACAAGAAGCGGTAGCAAGTGGGCGAGTGCAGATCGATGGCAAAATCATGAACCAAAAAGGTGAACTCGTGGTGACTAAAGCTGCGATCGAGCCGGTTTGGTATCTGCCAGGCATTGCTCAGCGGTTTGGTGTGGAAGAAAGTGACTTACGACGAACCTTGTTTGAACAAACTGGCGGCATGTTTCCTGAACTGGTCACTAGGCCCGACCTGCAAGTGTTCTTACCGCCTATTGGTGGACTTACGGTCTATATTTTAGGTGATATTGACGCGATTACAGCTCCAGATCGTCCGCTGGCTGTACGCATTCATGATGAGTGTAACGGCTCTGATGTGTTTGGCTCTGATATTTGTACCTGTCGTCCTTATCTGGTTCATGGCATCGAGGTTGCTGTATCAACCGCGCAAGCAGGCGGTGCAGGGGTAATTATCTATGCGCGCAAAGAAGGAAGAGCGCTAGGGGAAGTGACTAAGTTCTTGGTGTACAACGCGCGCAAACGTCAGGAAGGGGGCGATCGCGCTGATACCTACTTTACGCGCACTGAATGCGTTGCCGGCGTTCAAGACATGCGATTCCAAGAGCTGATGCCCGATGTCATGCATTGGTTGGGCATGACCCGAATCGATCGGTTTGTTTCTATGAGTAATCTCAAGTACGATGCCATCGTTCAGTCGGGCATTGAGATTGTTGAGCGCATTTCCATACCTGAAGATCTAATTCCAGCAGATGCCCAGGTTGAAATGAATGCGAAGATGGCGGCAGGCTATTTCACTGAAGGTGCAGTGCCCGATGAGACTAAACTGAGCCAGACTATCGGTCGGCAATACGAGGACGGTGCGGGGGAAACACCATGACGATTGTAGAAAAAACCGTCAGCCGAACTCAAGAACAGAGTGTAGAACAGGCGGCGATCGCTTACTTGCAGACCCCACAGGCAATTCGCGAGCGCGCCCAGCAGTTATTTAAGCTATGTCAGAGCGATCAGCTAGAGCATTTTGCCTGCAATCTAGACAAGCTAGACGAAGTGGCCGCTTATGTTGTATCCACCACTCAAAAAAACTATCCTGATTTCGATGTTCCTTTTCACAGCCGGTGGCGGCACTTCGACGTCGGTGGTGTTCCTCGTCTAGCGAGACTAAACCAGGCGCTGGAGAAGCAGACACCACCATCTGACTCATTGACGGGTTCCTTTCAAATAGCGCGATCGCAAATTGATCTGGCCGTTGTTAGCGTTTTGTTAGATGCTGGAGCCGGCAGTCAGTGGCGCTTTCACGATTTAGTTAACCTAAGAGATGCTCAGCAGCCCTTGCAGCGCTCAGAGGGCCTTGCCGTCGCTAGTCTTTGCGCTTTTGAACAAGGTCTTTTTTCATCTGATTCGGCTGCGCCCTATCAGGTCGACGCGGCTGGTCTGCAAAACCTTACCCAAGCGAAGCTTGCTCAAGCTTTTCAAGTGAGCCAAGATAATCCGCTGATTGGCCTTTCTGGTCGTTTAAACCTCTTGCAAAAATTGGGAGAAACCTTAGAAAACCTCAGCGATCTGTCCAACCCGGCTTTAGCTAGACCGAGTGATCTGTTGGATCGTTGCATCTTGGGTCGTCAAGTAGCTCACGCTGTGGAAGATCAAGACCAAGAACAGAAAATTGAGCTAGATGCGGGTGCACTATTGAGCGAAGTATTAACTAGCTTTGGCGCAATCTGGCCGGGTCGAATTGCGATCGCCCAAACAAACCTGGGCGACGTTTGGCCCCATCCCCAACTTCCTGACACATCATTAGGCACTAACTTAGTCCCCTTTCACAAGCTTTCCCAGTGGCTAACCTATTCGCTGGTCGAACCGCTAGCAACCGCAGGTGTAACCGTGACTAACCTAAAGGCCCTCACTGGACTCGCAGAATATCGCAACGGCGGACTTTGCCTTGATATGGGACTCCTCTTACCGAAGCATTCAGGCGTCACCGATACATCGCACGCACCCGGCTCGCCCGTGGTCGTAGAATGGCGAGCGCTCACTATTGTCTTGCTAGATTTAATTGGTGATCGCGTTCAACGATTGTTGGGTAAATCCCCTGAAGAGCTACCTTTAATCAAGGTGCTAGAAGGCGGTACCTGGGCCGCCGGACGACAAATTGCCAAGCAGCTCAGACCCATGGGGGCGCCCCCAATTACAATTCAAAGCGATGGCACCGTCTTCTAGCTGAATTGTCTCTTCTAGCTAGTCCTCTAGCCAGCCAGTCTTCTAGTCAGTTTTCTAGCCAGCTAGCTTTCTAGCTAAACAGTCTTCTTGTTAAACATCGGCGTACAGCCCTCATGAACACCCAAGCCACCCTCATCGAGCATCCTCTGATTCAGCATAAGTTGACGCTCATGCGGCAAAAGGATACTAGCACCGCGAAGTTTCGAGAACTCCTGCAAGAGATCAGCATGTTGCTAGCCTATGAAGTTACTCGCGATCTACCCCTAGAGAGCGTCTCTATTGAAACCCCCTTTTCTACGATGGATGCTCCGATGCTAACCGGGAGAAAGCTGGTCTTGATCTCAATTATGCGAGCGGGGCAAGGTATCTTAGACGGCATGCTCCAGCTAATACCATCGGCTAGGGTTGGCCACATTGGCCTCTACCGGGATCCTAGAACGCTGGTGCCCGTAGAGTATTACTTCAAAGTCCCTCACGATGTTCAAGAGCGCCAGATGCTGATTGTGGATCCAATGATTGCCACTGGAAATACGGCGATCGCAGCCGTCTATCGCCTCAAAGAAACCCAGCCGCAGTCCATCAAATTCGTCTGTTTGCTGGCCTCTCCCGAGGGCATCGCCAACTTCTACAAAGAGCACCCTGATGTGCCTATCTTCACCGCTGCTATTGACGATAAGCTAGATGAACATGGCTACATTGTGCCAGGGCTAGGAGACGCAGGCGATCGCATGTTTGGCACCCAGTAGTTTCTACGAGACGGGAGTATGCGCTAGCTAAACTGCTTAAACGATAAGAAAAAAACGCCTACAAAACACAAGGCTTTGAGGCGTTTTCTAGTTTAGCTAACAGGTATTCCGTATTCAGCTAATAGGTCATTAACTGACCAGTTTACCCGGCTGACTACACAGCAGCAGCAGTCTTGACTTTTGCGTCTAGTTCACCAGCTTCATACTTAGCTGCAAAGACTTCAACGCCGACCTGCTTGATCTTAGAAGCATTACCAGCAGTGCCGAATGCTTCGTAACGATCAGTACAAACCTGCTTCATGTACTTAATAGAAGGCTTGAGGAAGTGACGAGGATCGAAGTTCTTTGGATCCGCTTCAGCCGCTTCGCGAATAGCTGCTGTAATTGCCAAACGGTTGTCGGTGTCGATATTCACTTTGCGAACGCCGTTCTTGATGCCTTTCTGAATTTCTTCGACAGGGACGCCGTAAGTTTCAGGAATAGCACCGCCATGAGCGTTGATCATCTCTAGCCACTTCTGAGGAACAGAAGAAGAGCCATGCATGACCAAGTGAGTATTTGGCAGCCGCTTGTGAATCTCAGCAATCCTATCAATCGCTAGGATTTCGCCAGTCGGCTTACGAGTAAACTTGTAGGCACCGTGGCTAGTACCGATAGCAACTGCTAGCGCGTCTACCTGAGTCGCTTCTACAAATTGAGCCGCTTCTTCAGGGTCAGTCAATAGCTGATCCTTGTCGAGCTTACCTTCGAAGCCGTGGCCGTCTTCTGCTTCGCCTTGACCGGTTTCGAGTGAACCTAGACAGCCTAGCTCACCTTCTACGCTCGCACCGATAGCATGAGCTACCTTAACGACTTCGCGAGTGACATTAACGTTGTAATCAAAGCTTGCAGGTGTTTTGGCATCTTCTTTGAGCGATCCGTCCATCATGACGCTAGTAAAGCCATTGCGGATTGCTGAGTAGCAAGTCGCTGGGCCGTTACCGTGGTCTTGGTGCATAACGACAGGGATATGAGGATAAGTCTCAACCGCTGCCATTACGAGGTGGCGCAAGAAATTTTCGCCTGCGTACTTCCGTGCGCCCCGTGAAGCTTGCAAGATA
It includes:
- a CDS encoding GTP cyclohydrolase II; protein product: MQPPSRQFSHKPSHKHIVLTSHTGNLKAQPLSINWGHPNPNERGPIIATLGNRSHRNAIGTHSGGYAIYRALAIASGTLDHDHRADLTNTSPTVSIGPHPSWGMPNKIVSLDPFGTLDNNLFAELREKGYDIRPSIAITKAHINIPELQEAVASGRVQIDGKIMNQKGELVVTKAAIEPVWYLPGIAQRFGVEESDLRRTLFEQTGGMFPELVTRPDLQVFLPPIGGLTVYILGDIDAITAPDRPLAVRIHDECNGSDVFGSDICTCRPYLVHGIEVAVSTAQAGGAGVIIYARKEGRALGEVTKFLVYNARKRQEGGDRADTYFTRTECVAGVQDMRFQELMPDVMHWLGMTRIDRFVSMSNLKYDAIVQSGIEIVERISIPEDLIPADAQVEMNAKMAAGYFTEGAVPDETKLSQTIGRQYEDGAGETP
- the fba gene encoding class II fructose-bisphosphate aldolase (catalyzes the reversible aldol condensation of dihydroxyacetonephosphate and glyceraldehyde 3-phosphate in the Calvin cycle, glycolysis, and/or gluconeogenesis), whose amino-acid sequence is MALVPMRLLLDHAAENSYGIPAFNVNNLEQILAIMQAADETDSPVILQASRGARKYAGENFLRHLVMAAVETYPHIPVVMHQDHGNGPATCYSAIRNGFTSVMMDGSLKEDAKTPASFDYNVNVTREVVKVAHAIGASVEGELGCLGSLETGQGEAEDGHGFEGKLDKDQLLTDPEEAAQFVEATQVDALAVAIGTSHGAYKFTRKPTGEILAIDRIAEIHKRLPNTHLVMHGSSSVPQKWLEMINAHGGAIPETYGVPVEEIQKGIKNGVRKVNIDTDNRLAITAAIREAAEADPKNFDPRHFLKPSIKYMKQVCTDRYEAFGTAGNASKIKQVGVEVFAAKYEAGELDAKVKTAAAV
- a CDS encoding TIGR02587 family membrane protein, yielding MASSKRRRKQRHGSSLRGELNDLVRGLCGGFLFGIPLLYTMEVWWIGSSVSPPQLAGVLLTTLLGTYLLSRTGGFRKSQVTTEREAIEDAIEALALGIVCALSMLVIFRQITFDTRLSETIGQIVFESVPFSFGVALANQFLRNADSSKESDSSPAAQSESPQSELSEMDRLFPEDNLNETISDIGATLLGALIVAFSIAPTDEVTVLVAAIDGPWLMLMVFVSLLLSYGIVFQANFTRQEQRRLQSGLFQKPVSETVFSYLLSLSAAALMLGFFGKIDISASVDLAFKQILILGLPATIGGAAGRLVV
- a CDS encoding Rieske 2Fe-2S domain-containing protein, with protein sequence MANAVDKLDVRPTQAKVESPSYDESALVRDSSPEESFQWTQQWYPLAVADYLDPQRPHAMQLLGKDVVLWRDGTGTWRCFENACPHRLAPLSEGRIEADGRLLCAYHAWRFDGSGKCDRIPQSKDLKTEAKYCNDPRSAVAAYPTQERQGLIWVWGDSSAAAQQASQQRAPRTVPELDSDSNRVVRASWNFRDLAYGWDFFMENVSDPAHVPVSHHGLVGDRYTGPKFYDMPQLREVTTQGGFAYSVTPTPDTISTVTHDFQPPCLMRISTEFEGSAQLILVLYATPTLPGQCRHIGQQILVKDSTGKTPKGLAFFGLPMPTWLSHILASLFLHQDMVFLHYQEQIVAQRESQRKSWIREVYTPNPQDKMVIAFRQWLAKRAGGGVPWPASSTLPPVDVNKERVFDVWHTHTKNCQVCQTARSRIGWVRRIAYGAAIFLFGIALMVDARTTALQAALDPTVASRWPMPPTEFWIALVLAGLLMALGYGLQRLQRLFYRYEFEHFKNN
- a CDS encoding DUF928 domain-containing protein, whose translation is MKAPQMIFSLLSIFALLPMGITGPYSARDSTGARRHFTAGAFAQLPPVPIEFTMPTPPSRGRPGGRREGGANRGSCHIAGQLPLTALVPSFDTGSLVDMETETELSRASATDKEATEIRAANDIFSLTTQARPSFWFYVPYSLETTVLEFVLLDEDNNTLYRNLLSKETSNENSTNVFESNNHGIIQITLPDSAPALQPDTTYHWFFLAYCQHTPNFVEGRIARQSPLSTDSAEALMVASPREQAMFYAQNGLWQETLTLLGERYRENATDLEILRDWQSLLKSVNLEHLSEQPLLDCCEME
- the upp gene encoding uracil phosphoribosyltransferase yields the protein MNTQATLIEHPLIQHKLTLMRQKDTSTAKFRELLQEISMLLAYEVTRDLPLESVSIETPFSTMDAPMLTGRKLVLISIMRAGQGILDGMLQLIPSARVGHIGLYRDPRTLVPVEYYFKVPHDVQERQMLIVDPMIATGNTAIAAVYRLKETQPQSIKFVCLLASPEGIANFYKEHPDVPIFTAAIDDKLDEHGYIVPGLGDAGDRMFGTQ
- a CDS encoding TIGR02588 family protein, which gives rise to MSQLDSDKSGSRQPDSQSLTEQVSFFLALAILLIIVSCVGYLWVSDRTQSPSILEISTRSTEQRQASYYVPFTVTNLGGTTAATVQIIAELRIDNEIVEWGEQTIDFLSRDEEAEGAFVFVRNPSDGELTVRVASYSAP
- a CDS encoding URC4/urg3 family protein, with protein sequence MTIVEKTVSRTQEQSVEQAAIAYLQTPQAIRERAQQLFKLCQSDQLEHFACNLDKLDEVAAYVVSTTQKNYPDFDVPFHSRWRHFDVGGVPRLARLNQALEKQTPPSDSLTGSFQIARSQIDLAVVSVLLDAGAGSQWRFHDLVNLRDAQQPLQRSEGLAVASLCAFEQGLFSSDSAAPYQVDAAGLQNLTQAKLAQAFQVSQDNPLIGLSGRLNLLQKLGETLENLSDLSNPALARPSDLLDRCILGRQVAHAVEDQDQEQKIELDAGALLSEVLTSFGAIWPGRIAIAQTNLGDVWPHPQLPDTSLGTNLVPFHKLSQWLTYSLVEPLATAGVTVTNLKALTGLAEYRNGGLCLDMGLLLPKHSGVTDTSHAPGSPVVVEWRALTIVLLDLIGDRVQRLLGKSPEELPLIKVLEGGTWAAGRQIAKQLRPMGAPPITIQSDGTVF